The Epinephelus lanceolatus isolate andai-2023 chromosome 10, ASM4190304v1, whole genome shotgun sequence genomic sequence AGAACATTATGAATTGTTTGGGACTTGatactcaaagtttaggacttgggtcTTGACTTGTGATTTGAGCGCTAAGACTTGAAATTTACTTGTGATCTGCAAAACAACATCTTGGTTCCACCTCTTGAATACCCCATATATCAGACTCACTCTTATTCCAGTACATACAGTCAAATATGAGATTAAACTATCAGACATTATTTCATCGCACTAAGGTGCAAATTTGTTGATTTTAGTCAGAAGTGGTGTAAAAGACAGTAGAAATATGAGGATGGGATGCCACCTAGTGTCGTGAATTTATATGCACTTCAACCTGCAAACTGCATGATGTTAACATGCCATAAGAGGAAGAGCTGGCAGCGGCCCAGGGTAATGCACCAAACCTCTCTGTAAATGTGTCAGTCGTGAGCTTCAGGATGAGAGTCACTGTCAGGAGGAGAGTCTTACAAAGGGAATAATGTTCTATTGTTTCCCTAATCTCATCTTTCAACACTTTTAAGAAGTCAAAAATAGTACACGAATGATGTGCTCAGGAAGGAATAGCAACTTTTATGATTAAtaaaagttattttcaaaagGTTACATTCCTGCAAATAAGGCAAGGCAGTATATCTTTCATCTTGTGGGAACAGCCTGTAATTGTGCTACCTCTCTGTGCCACAAGGGTCATCTATTTTAAATGAGCCCCTTATTGCCCACCTAGTACACAAATCAAAAAAATTATACACAATAAACAGCTTCATAATGTGAGAGGTAAGGACTGTGCGGTCTGAGAGGTCACTTTCACACATGCTGTGGACGTTCAGTCCCTTTGAGTGAGGAACACAGAAACTTTCTGGCACTGCTCTGCCACTGTCCAATGACAAATGCAGCGTCTCCTGCTCATACATAGCCGACACACATacgaacacacatgcacacccattttctgtcactctcactgacaaacacactcacaccctcACCCGCTGTCTAATTTCCcctgtgtctctgcagtgagCTCACTGCAGTGcgactctcctctctctcccccccctcGCCTCGCCACCCTCCGTATAATAGAATATCGATCGCTCGCCTTTGCCGCAGTGTGTAAGCGAGTGTGTCTTtggacgagtgtgtgtgtgtctgactgggGCCCTCCAAGGTCATTGCCATGGCAACTTGAGCATGGGGTCCTCTTGCTGTGTTGTCACGGAGCATAGGTCACAGAGGTCACATGAAAAAAGGGGGACAAGAGGGGGTCCATAGGGGGGGACAAGAGGGGGTTGGTGAGTGCTGCAGTGTTTGGTGTACTGGAGATAGAGACAGAAACGAGGAGACATGAGAGTTGGAACTGTCCTATTCCACCGTGTATTCACACCCGACCAGAATAATGAGAAAATGTACAGACTAAGTGCTGAGGGCCACTGAGTTCACTCCAACTCCTGCCATGGATGCAAAAACAGGAGCCAGTTGTAGTTTTGGCCGAATAGAGTGAATCACTTGTATTAATTAGAGACAAAATATCAAGGAATCGACTTCAAGTTATATTTACATCAGGGGGTTTATTGCACTtccaaaatgtaatttaaatacaaaaacaccCGACTTACAGATAGatgtaaacaaatgaaaagtgaatttcaaaaaaagaaatgtgtcaggTTTACAGAATGACCTTCAGATCTGAATGTTGTAAGTAGAGCTGATAAATATGCATACAAACAGTCACCACAGTACCATAACATCCCCAATACAAAACATCACTACTATGTACTGACCTTTATCTATGTTAAATACGCTATCTGGCATACCCAGTTTGTCTTATACCCTCTTGAATGAAATGTTTTGCTTTCTTTGTGCATGGTCATTGTaagataaatatttttaaagcttTACATGGCACTTTTCCTTTGGAAAATTAATCATTTTTGAGAAGTTTAGAATTGCAAACGTTGCATTTACATTATCGTTACGTAAGAAAGCAGCAGTCTGACGTTCCAGACACAGAAGCTATTTCTCAGGATATCTACAGCACAGACAGTCCTTAGAGATTAATAAGTGGAAAGATATGTTACTGAATAAGAGACGTTGAGGGAAGCGAGAGGCTATTTGACACAAACCAGAGGCATCCGAGGTATAATATATGCAGAGAAAGGCATAACATCTGTATGATCATGTGCTTAAATACTTATTGACAAATTATTTGTGCATATGGCAAGTTATTCATATGAATGAGTTCGATTGAAAGGCAATACAGTCTGTAACAACATGTACATTAGAGGCAAGACAAGGTGCATTAACAGAGGGAATATGGGATGCACACATAGCTAAGGAACCAATCTAGGAGCAGCTCTTCCTCAACCCCTCTGGGCTAACATGATTTTAGGGTCAGAGTCATGACTGATCGTCGACCAGCGCCTGCCGAGGGTTCAGCCTGCTCTTCACACGGGCTCCATGAGGAGCTCTTCCATGTCGGACCCCTCCAGCTCACGGAATGCAGCATGAGAGCCAATCACAAACAGCGTCGCTCCTGAGGGGAGACGTGACAAATGTAAAAAGGGGAGTGTGAAGCAATGAGGAGGAAGGTGTTTCTTAGACAGAGGGTCCATATGCATTTACAATTACGTTAGCGTCATAGAGCTCACATGCGTACACAGAGACTTCACTGAATGTTACAGTATAATGATTTGATCAGaaataatatcacaaaaaacacaactgttaCAGAGCTCTGATGAGGCCTGCAACAAATATTTCTGCAGGCCCAGAAAATCAAAGGAGGCGAGAACAACTAATGAGGTTTGGCTTACCCAGAACCCAAAAGACTGCAGCTCCAGCTCCGGCCAGCCAGAACACAGGTAGAGAAACAGCTCCAGCTAGACTCATCTGGTGAGGGACATTCAGCTCCCTGCCTGGTTGACATGAAAATAACagatttaacaacaacaacaaaaaataacaccACTTATTACAAATATTTTAGTGCTGCCTCTTTGCAGGAATGTTTCAGTTGACTGGTATCAATATAAAAGGAATgatatatttaattttcttttactAGCCAAACACAGTCTTaaattaatgtgtttctgtACCTGTCATAATCACAGAAAGGTAACATATAAGATTATGTTATTCATATAAGAATATGATTCcactgtgttatttttttagGTTTTGTATCAAAGTAAGAACTTTCAGTATCGAGACAATACTACAAGGCATACCTGACAGCTTTACTCACCGAGGACAACCAGTTTGGACTCCAGGGACTTGAGGTGAATTATGTAGAAGGCACCAGCGAACACAGCCAAGGCAATCAGTAGCATAGGGGAGCTGATACTGAGGAGCAGAAACACCAATAATCTAGTCAGTTTAGTATTACTTTTAGCGGCATATTGTTAAATCGAGTTTAGTCTTAGTTAAAAGCTTAAATGATTGTATATTCTACTTTTTAATCAGATCTCATGCACACcggtctctttctcttttccaaTATACCCTGCGGCCAAAACCCTCCCAGGAAGCTCTTGACTGTGTCTACACTACAGGTACAGACTATGTGAGTAAGAGCTAGGAAGGAGAAAGAGTAAACATTcccactgaaaaacaaaaacaacacaaatgatTTCCTCTTTGTTTGTCTTACATGCAGTACAGGATGAGACCCAGAAAGATGAAGGTATAGTTGCTGTTATACACTTCCACATTTTTCACCACCCTCTGACACAACTCTCCAAAGTTGCGGGGTTTTGAAAACTTGCGTTGGTCCACAAAGCTGGACCAAGGTCGAATGGACACCCGACGCC encodes the following:
- the rabac1 gene encoding prenylated Rab acceptor protein 1; the encoded protein is MPSGVPVGENCLVDMDSKAGDLFSAEDAHPTGTGGGGILAKLWLPKGFSASMAKEWIDRRRVSIRPWSSFVDQRKFSKPRNFGELCQRVVKNVEVYNSNYTFIFLGLILYCIISSPMLLIALAVFAGAFYIIHLKSLESKLVVLGRELNVPHQMSLAGAVSLPVFWLAGAGAAVFWVLGATLFVIGSHAAFRELEGSDMEELLMEPV